Proteins encoded in a region of the Nicotiana tomentosiformis chromosome 9, ASM39032v3, whole genome shotgun sequence genome:
- the LOC138898600 gene encoding uncharacterized protein, translating into MEYLIIKDPVILWNNLKDRYDHMKMVVLSQARYDWTHLRLQDFKSISEYNSAMFRIIFQLKQCGDNITDHDMLEKTFTIFHASNMLLQQQYREMGFNKYSELISHLLVAEQHNGLLMKNNESRPTGSCPFPEVNKTNFHQAKRGRGRGPNRGHGRGRGGNSNHGNNNAPKNRSHHQQWKRKEQKHEAIQAVKPENAYYRCGGKGHLVRYMSYAKAPG; encoded by the coding sequence atggaatatcttattattaaagatccagtcatactgtggaataatttgaaagatagatatgaccacatGAAGATGGTCGTCCTttcacaggcacgttatgattggactcatctaaggctacaagattttaaatctatcagtgagtataattctgctatgttcagaattattttccaattgaaacaatgtggtgataatattactgatcatgacaTGTTGGAAAAAACTTTCACcatttttcatgcctcgaatatgctcctgcaacagcaatatcgagagatgggattcaataagtattctgaacttatctcacatcttcttgtagccgagcaacataatgggctattaatgaaaaacaatGAAAGTCGACCTAccggttcttgtccattccctgaagtgaataagacgaacttccaccaagctaagcgtggaagaggacgtggccccaatCGTGGTCATGGtcgtggtcggggaggaaactctaatcatggtaataataatgcaccaaagaaccgttctcaccaccagcagtggaaaaggaaggaacaaaagcatgaagcgatCCAAGCAgtaaagccagaaaatgcatattatagatgtggaggaaaagggcacttgGTCaggtacatgtcgtacgccaaagcacctggttga